A stretch of DNA from Bacteroidales bacterium:
GGAAGATTTATTTCAGGATGCGTTAATAATAATGTATAAAAAAATTATTGATAACGAATTGAATCTTACTTGCAGTTTTAAAACATATTTTTTTTCAGTCATAAACCTGATGCTTCAAAAAAGAATAAAATTACAAAACAGGAGAAAAGAAATTTTAGAATCTATTTTTGAAACTTCAGGTAATACTGATGCAGGCAAATTGAGTTCAGAGGAAATATTATTTGAACTGGAACCGATTTCAGAAATGAAAAGAAGTCTGTTCTGGAAGAAATTTAAAGAATTGCCGGCGGACTGTAAAAAAATATTAATTAATTTTTTTGATAATATTGCTTTACGCGAGATAGCAAGGATAATAGGACATAGCAGTGAGAATTACACAAAGAAGAGAAAGCATTTATGCCAGGAAGCATTAATAAAAAAGATAAAAAACGATAATCAATATAAAATCATAAGAAAGTATGAAGATAAAGAATAACATTGATGATATTGAAAAATATTTAAACAACGAACTTTCAGCGGGTGAACTTAATTCGTTTGAAGATGAATTAAGAAAAAATAAAAAATTAGCTGATGAAGTTAAATTGCGCATAGAAGTAAAAGATTTTCTGAAAAGCAAAGATGAAATTGAATACCGCTCATTATTAGATGAAATCAAAGAAGACATGATCGGTGATGAAAACATTGAGCAGGGGGCTAAGAAATCAAAAGTAATCCGTATGCATCCTTTCCGTTGGCAATATGCAGCTGCAGCTGTTTTGCTTTTGGGAATGATAACTGCTGCAATATTCTTTATGTTACGTCCGGCAGAAAATGAACGTTTGTATGCCCAGAACTTTACTCCCTATAATGCTTCCGATCTTGTACGCTCAGATGAACAGGCTGCACTTACACCGTTCCAGTCAGCGCTGAATGAATACAATTCAGGGAATTATGAAAAATCATGGAAATTATTCAAGGATATTTCTTCTTCAAATCAGGATAATGCCGAAGCTTTTTTTATAAGAGGAATCTCCGCAATGGAAATAAATAATTTTGATGATGCACTATCATCATTTATTGAAGTGGCAAATGATCAGAATTCACTGTATGCCGAGCATGCAGAATGGTATATGGCTTTATGCTATTTAAAGAAAGATGATAAGGAAAATGCACTGAAATATTTGAATAAGATTATAGCGGAAAAAAACATATACAGGAATAAAGCAACGGAAATTATTGAGAAACTGAGCGATTAATTAATCAGTGTGATTTTGCATACGATAAGGATAATGAAAATTTATCCATAACGAATATTTTAAAAAAGATAACGAATCCGATTAATAATAAAATTAATATACCTCTTCTGAAGTTTGCTAAATAATTTTTCTCTGATTTTTGTTCAACTTTTAAAGGTTCATGATTTCCA
This window harbors:
- a CDS encoding tetratricopeptide repeat protein encodes the protein MKIKNNIDDIEKYLNNELSAGELNSFEDELRKNKKLADEVKLRIEVKDFLKSKDEIEYRSLLDEIKEDMIGDENIEQGAKKSKVIRMHPFRWQYAAAAVLLLGMITAAIFFMLRPAENERLYAQNFTPYNASDLVRSDEQAALTPFQSALNEYNSGNYEKSWKLFKDISSSNQDNAEAFFIRGISAMEINNFDDALSSFIEVANDQNSLYAEHAEWYMALCYLKKDDKENALKYLNKIIAEKNIYRNKATEIIEKLSD
- a CDS encoding sigma-70 family RNA polymerase sigma factor; the encoded protein is MKAIKDEDIITGIRNKERHILEYLYKSYYYDIRGRIVKKFQFKEEEAEDLFQDALIIMYKKIIDNELNLTCSFKTYFFSVINLMLQKRIKLQNRRKEILESIFETSGNTDAGKLSSEEILFELEPISEMKRSLFWKKFKELPADCKKILINFFDNIALREIARIIGHSSENYTKKRKHLCQEALIKKIKNDNQYKIIRKYEDKE